A single region of the Epinephelus moara isolate mb chromosome 16, YSFRI_EMoa_1.0, whole genome shotgun sequence genome encodes:
- the LOC126403023 gene encoding protein bicaudal D homolog 2-like isoform X2, which yields MSVEEQGYPDAVLLLEAAPEWMRAEIERLTRELSETTNEKIQAAEYGLAVLEEKQLLKQQYDDLEMEYEAVRQEVDQLKEAFGQAYTNHRKVAADGESREESLIQESACKEAYYEQRVLELQTELRQARNILTNTQSENERLNTISQDMRENSQMVELQRNQLRDDIKEYKFREARLLQDYTELEEENISLQKQVSALKQSQVEFEGLKHEIRRLEEDTQFLNSQLEDAIRLKEIADRQLGEALETIKTERELKASLRKELSHYMNIGDTLCHSPLSISLDGLKFSDDASTEPNNDEALHGYENGFTKLANAINYDNRISTPTKEELFHPAPSLVDDLLSELNISEIQKLKQQLMQMEREKVNLLSTLQDSQKQLEQANGALSEHQEKVNRLTENLNAIRKLQASKERQSALDNEKERDSHEDGDYYEVDINGPEILECKYKVAVSEAGELKEELKTLKTEYQACQSRYEEERTRLENDVTTLGGKLATLEKSCQSEREEKVKLEKELRKLSDVAGESQGSLSVAQDELVTFSEELATLYNHVCMCNNETPNRVMLDFYKEGKGGRSSPEGRGRRSPILLTKGLFPDPAKTDLSDGAPSPVSSLPSPVSDHRREPMNIYNLVAIIRDQIKHLQLAVDRTTELSRQRVASLELGTVADKDKEACMEEILKLKSLLSTKREQIATLRTVLKANKQTAEVALANLKSKYENEKAMVTETMMKLRNELKALKEDAATFSSLRAMFATRCDEYVTQLDEMQRQLAAAEDEKKTLNSLLRMAIQQKLALTQRLEDLEFDHEQVRRGGSTGRAKARSKAAIGPSNNPH from the exons ATGTCCGTGGAAGAGCAGGGCTACCCCGACGCTGTGCTGTTGCTGGAGGCCGCGCCGGAGTGGATGCGGGCCGAGATCGAGCGTCTCACCCGGGAGCTGAGTGAGACCACGAACGAGAAGATCCAGGCGGCGGAGTACGGGCTGGCGGTGCTGGAGGAGAAGCAGCTGCTCAAACAGCAGTACGATGACCTGGAGATGGAGTATGAGGCCGTCAGGCAGGAGGTGGACCAGCTGAAGGAG GCCTTTGGACAAGCCTACACCAACCACAGGAAGGTGGCAGCGGATGGGGAGAGCCGCGAGGAGTCTCTCATCCAGGAGTCGGCCTGTAAGGAAGCCTACTACGAGCAGAGGGTCCTGGAGCTGCAGACCGAGCTCCGCCAGGCACGCAACATCCTCACCAATACCCAGTCTGAGAACGAACGCCTGAACACCATCTCCCAGGACATGAGAGAG AACAGCCAGATGGTGGAGCTCCAGAGGAATCAGCTGCGCGATGACATCAAGGAGTACAAGTTCCGCGAGGCGCGTCTGCTACAGGACTACactgagctggaggaggagaacatCTCGCTGCAGAAGCAGGTTTCTGCACTCAAGCAGAGCCAG GTGGAGTTTGAGGGTTTGAAGCATGAGATCCGTCGTCTAGAGGAGGACACTCAGTTCCTTAACAGCCAGCTGGAGGATGCCATCCGTCTGAAAGAGATCGCTGATCGTCAGCTCGGCGAGGCCCTGGAGACCATCAAGACTGAGCGTGAGCTGAAAGCGTCCCTGAGGAAAGAGCTGTCCCACTACATGAACATTGGAGACACTCTGTGTCACAG CCCTCTCAGCATTTCTCTGGATGGCCTCAAGTTCAGCGACGATGCCTCCACTGAACCCAACAACGACGAGGCTCTCCACGGATATGAGAATGGCTTCACCAAACTGGCCAATGCCATCAACTACGACAACCGTATCTCCACACCCACGAAGGAAGAGCTGTTCCATCCTGCGCCCAGCCTCGTGGACGACCTGCTGAGCGAACTCAACATCTCAGAGATCCAGAAGctcaaacagcagctgatgCAG ATGGAGCGGGAGAAGGTCAACCTGCTGTCCACCCTGCAGGACTCCCAGAAACAGCTAGAGCAGGCTAACGGCGCTCTGTCAGAGCATCAGGAGAAGGTCAACCGCCTCACGGAGAACCTCAACGCCATCCGCAAGCTCCAGGCCAGCAAGGAGCGCCAGTCTGCCTTGGACAACGAGAAAGAACGTGACAGCCACGAGGACGGAGACTACTACGAGGTGGACATCAATGGACCTGAGATTCTGGAGTGCAAGTACAAG GTTGCTGTGTCTGAGGCAGGAGAGCTGAAGGAGGAACTGAAGACTCTGAAGACAGAATACCAGGCCTGTCAGTCACGTTACGAAGAGGAGCGCACCCGTCTGGAGAACGATGTCACAACGCTGGGAGGGAAGCTGGCAACTCTGGAGAAGTCCTGTCAGtcagagagggaagagaaggtTAAGCTGGAGAAGGAGCTGCGCAAG CTGAGCGATGTGGCAGGCGAATCCCAGGGTAGCCTAAGTGTGGCTCAGGACGAGCTGGTCACCTTCAGTGAAGAACTGGCCACCCTCTACAACCACGTGTGCATGTGCAACAACGAGACACCCAACCGCGTCATGCTCGACTTCTACAAGGAGGGTAAGGGCGGTCGCAGCAGCCCAGAGGGCCGCGGTCGCCGCTCTCCCATCTTGCTCACCAAGGGCCTCTTCCCCGATCCCGCTAAGACTGACCTGAGCGACGGAGCCCCTTCACCAGTCTCCTCGCTGCCTTCTCCCGTGTCCGACCACCGCCGCGAGCCCATGAACATCTATAACCTGGTGGCCATCATCAGAGACCAGATCAAGCACCTGCAGCTGGCCGTGGACCGCACCACAGAGCTGTCGCGCCAGAGGGTGGCCTCCCTGGAGCTCGGCACCGTGGCCGACAAGGACAAGGAGGCCTGCATGGAGGAGATCCTCAAACTGAAGTCCCTGCTCAGCACCAAGAGGGAACAGATCGCAACCCTGAGGACTGTCCTCAAGGCCAACAAGCAG ACAGCTGAAGTCGCTCTGGCCAATCTGAAGAGCAAGTATGAGAACGAGAAGGCCATGGTGACCGAGACCATGATGAAGCTGAGGAATGAGCTCAAAGCCCTGAAGGAGGACGCAGCCACCTTTTCGTCTCTCCGAGCTATGTT